In Priestia megaterium NBRC 15308 = ATCC 14581, the following proteins share a genomic window:
- the udk gene encoding uridine kinase, with protein MGKKPVVIGIAGGSGSGKTTVTKAIYEYFKGHSIMLLEQDYYYKDQSDVPFEQRLQTNYDHPLAFDNDLLIEHLQNLLNYESIDKPVYDYAIHTRSEKVIREEPKDVIILEGILVLEDQRLRNLMDIKLYVDTDADLRIIRRMLRDIKERERTLESVVDQYVSVVRPMHNQFVEPTKRYADIIIPEGGQNHVAIDLMVTKIQTILEQNAIL; from the coding sequence ATGGGGAAAAAGCCCGTTGTAATCGGTATCGCTGGTGGATCCGGTTCTGGTAAAACAACTGTAACCAAAGCTATTTATGAATATTTTAAAGGGCATTCTATTATGCTTCTTGAGCAAGACTATTATTATAAAGATCAAAGCGATGTACCGTTTGAACAGCGTTTGCAAACAAACTACGATCATCCTTTAGCATTTGATAATGATTTGCTGATTGAACACTTGCAAAACTTATTAAATTATGAGAGCATTGACAAACCGGTATATGATTACGCAATTCATACGCGCTCTGAAAAGGTAATTAGAGAAGAACCAAAAGATGTTATTATCTTAGAAGGTATTCTTGTACTAGAAGATCAGCGCTTGCGTAATTTAATGGATATCAAGCTATACGTAGATACAGATGCGGATCTTCGTATCATTCGTCGTATGCTTCGTGATATTAAAGAACGAGAGCGTACGCTTGAGTCAGTTGTTGATCAATACGTATCTGTCGTTCGCCCGATGCATAATCAGTTTGTTGAACCAACAAAACGTTATGCAGATATTATCATTCCTGAAGGCGGTCAAAACCACGTAGCGATTGACTTGATGGTCACTAAAATTCAAACAATTCTTGAACAAAATGCCATTTTATAA
- a CDS encoding peptidase U32 family protein, translated as MKKPELLVTPTAVSEIESLLQAGATAVMVGEQRYGLRLAGEFKREDIVEAVNIAHQHNAKVYVAMNGLFHNDKIAELNEYILFLKEASVDAIVFGDPAVLMAVRETAPEMKMHWSTETTGTNWYSCNYWGRKGAKRAVLARELSMDSIIDIKEKAEVEIEVQVHGMTCMFQSKRSLLGNYFEYQGKVMEIENRKVEKDMFLLDNERNNKYPIFEDENGTHIMSPNDMCIIDELSEMIDAEVDVFKIDGVLKSPQYILEVTKKYRQAIDLCVDDREEYENIKDDLLEEIESLQPINRPLDTGFFFKETVY; from the coding sequence ATGAAAAAACCAGAACTATTAGTGACACCCACTGCAGTTTCGGAAATTGAATCATTACTACAAGCTGGAGCAACAGCTGTTATGGTTGGTGAACAGCGCTACGGTTTGCGTTTAGCAGGTGAATTCAAACGTGAAGATATCGTAGAAGCTGTAAATATTGCTCATCAGCATAATGCAAAAGTCTACGTAGCGATGAACGGATTATTTCACAATGATAAAATCGCCGAACTAAATGAATATATTTTATTCTTAAAAGAAGCAAGCGTGGATGCGATTGTATTTGGAGATCCTGCTGTATTGATGGCAGTGCGTGAAACAGCTCCAGAAATGAAGATGCACTGGAGTACTGAAACAACGGGCACAAACTGGTATTCATGTAACTACTGGGGGCGTAAAGGAGCTAAACGCGCAGTTCTTGCTCGTGAGCTAAGCATGGATAGCATCATTGATATCAAAGAAAAAGCCGAAGTAGAAATTGAAGTTCAGGTGCATGGCATGACGTGTATGTTCCAATCAAAACGTTCACTTCTTGGCAACTACTTTGAGTATCAAGGAAAAGTCATGGAAATTGAAAATCGTAAAGTAGAAAAAGATATGTTTTTACTTGATAATGAGCGAAACAATAAATATCCAATTTTCGAAGATGAAAATGGAACGCACATTATGAGTCCAAATGATATGTGCATTATCGATGAGCTTTCCGAAATGATTGATGCTGAAGTAGATGTATTCAAAATTGACGGCGTATTAAAGTCACCGCAATATATTTTAGAAGTAACAAAAAAATATCGTCAAGCGATTGATTTATGTGTAGATGACCGTGAAGAATACGAAAACATTAAAGACGATTTGTTAGAAGAAATTGAAAGCTTACAGCCGATTAACCGTCCGTTAGACACAGGGTTTTTCTTTAAAGAAACGGTATATTAA
- a CDS encoding O-methyltransferase yields MLLQNVEQYVEKLIPKRQELIEEMEAYAKEHHVPIMELIGVETLLQILRLHQPKHILEIGTAIAYSSIRMTHALPEARVVTVERNEERYQKAQEFIERAGKQDKIVSLFGDALELRDEIERHGPYDAVFIDAAKGQYQRFFEHYEPMLSSKGMIISDNVLFKGHVATDLAEVETRRRRSLIKKIQAYNTWLMNHPDYYTTILPIGDGIAISIKRGDQE; encoded by the coding sequence TTGCTTTTACAAAACGTAGAGCAGTATGTGGAAAAGCTTATTCCTAAGCGCCAGGAGCTTATTGAAGAAATGGAAGCTTATGCAAAAGAACATCACGTTCCGATTATGGAATTGATTGGTGTTGAAACGCTATTGCAAATTCTTCGTCTTCATCAGCCAAAACATATATTAGAAATTGGAACAGCGATTGCATATTCGTCTATTCGAATGACCCATGCGCTTCCAGAGGCACGAGTGGTTACGGTAGAACGAAATGAAGAGCGTTACCAAAAAGCGCAAGAATTTATTGAACGGGCGGGAAAACAAGATAAAATTGTGTCGTTGTTTGGAGATGCACTAGAGCTTAGAGATGAGATTGAACGTCATGGTCCTTATGATGCAGTTTTTATTGATGCAGCTAAAGGTCAATATCAGCGTTTTTTTGAACATTATGAGCCGATGCTGTCTTCTAAAGGAATGATTATTTCGGATAACGTACTATTTAAAGGTCACGTAGCGACCGATTTGGCCGAAGTAGAAACACGTCGACGCCGCAGCTTAATTAAAAAAATTCAGGCATACAATACGTGGCTGATGAATCATCCCGATTATTATACAACTATTCTCCCTATTGGAGACGGAATCGCGATTAGTATTAAAAGAGGTGACCAAGAATGA
- a CDS encoding peptidase U32 family protein: protein MAVQIDTVVEGKRVITKKPELLAPAGNLEKLKVAVHYGADAVFIGGKEFGLRSNADNFTFEEMAEGVQFANKYGARIYVTTNIFAHNENMDGLEDYLMGLERAGVSGIIVADPLIIETCRRVAPKLEVHLSTQQSLSNWKAVQFWKEEGLERVVLARETGAEEMREMKEKVDIEIEAFIHGAMCIAYSGRCVLSNHMTARDSNRGGCCQSCRWDYDLFKVEDGKTETALFDEQDDPFAMSPKDLNLIQSIPQMIELGIDSLKIEGRMKSIHYIATVVSVYRKVIDAYCADPENFVIQQEWLDELDKCANRDTAPAFFEGVPGVDEQMFGVHGKKTKFDFAGLVLNYDEETSIVTLQQRNYFKPGEEVEFFGPEIKNFTQKIDKIWDEDGNELDAARHPLQIVKFKVDQPLFSYNMMRKGI from the coding sequence ATGGCTGTTCAAATCGATACTGTAGTAGAAGGTAAACGAGTTATTACTAAGAAGCCTGAGTTGTTAGCTCCAGCCGGTAACCTTGAAAAATTAAAAGTTGCCGTACACTATGGAGCAGATGCTGTGTTTATCGGAGGAAAAGAGTTTGGCCTTCGTTCAAATGCAGATAACTTTACATTTGAAGAAATGGCAGAAGGTGTTCAGTTTGCAAACAAATACGGTGCACGTATTTATGTTACAACAAACATTTTTGCTCATAATGAAAATATGGACGGACTTGAAGATTATTTAATGGGATTAGAGCGCGCTGGTGTTTCTGGAATCATCGTAGCTGATCCGTTAATTATCGAAACCTGTCGACGCGTTGCACCTAAGCTTGAAGTACATTTAAGTACGCAGCAATCACTTTCAAACTGGAAAGCCGTTCAGTTCTGGAAAGAAGAAGGATTAGAACGTGTTGTACTTGCTCGTGAAACGGGTGCTGAAGAAATGCGCGAAATGAAAGAAAAAGTGGATATTGAAATTGAAGCTTTTATTCACGGAGCGATGTGTATTGCTTATTCAGGCCGCTGCGTGCTAAGTAACCATATGACAGCGCGTGATTCAAACCGCGGAGGCTGCTGTCAATCATGCCGTTGGGACTATGATTTATTTAAAGTAGAAGACGGTAAAACGGAAACGGCTTTATTTGATGAGCAAGACGATCCGTTTGCAATGAGTCCAAAAGACTTAAATTTAATTCAATCTATTCCTCAAATGATTGAGCTGGGTATTGATAGCTTAAAAATTGAAGGACGTATGAAGTCGATTCACTATATCGCAACAGTGGTGAGCGTGTATCGCAAGGTGATTGACGCATACTGTGCAGATCCTGAGAATTTTGTGATTCAACAAGAATGGCTTGATGAGCTAGACAAATGTGCAAACCGCGATACGGCTCCTGCCTTTTTTGAAGGAGTTCCTGGAGTAGATGAGCAAATGTTTGGCGTACACGGCAAGAAAACAAAATTTGATTTTGCTGGTTTAGTATTGAATTATGATGAAGAAACAAGCATCGTGACATTGCAACAGCGTAACTATTTTAAACCGGGAGAAGAAGTGGAATTTTTCGGTCCGGAAATTAAAAACTTTACGCAAAAAATAGATAAAATTTGGGACGAAGATGGCAATGAACTAGATGCTGCGCGTCATCCGCTGCAAATTGTGAAATTTAAAGTGGACCAACCTCTATTTTCATATAACATGATGCGAAAGGGGATTTAA